Proteins encoded together in one Myxocyprinus asiaticus isolate MX2 ecotype Aquarium Trade chromosome 9, UBuf_Myxa_2, whole genome shotgun sequence window:
- the LOC127445760 gene encoding probable ubiquitin carboxyl-terminal hydrolase FAF-X isoform X2, translating into MTATTRGSPVGGNESQSQAPDAQSQTLLPHNQTPSPNSSNETSPISPPEEQGQGDAPPTQEEEEPAFPHTDLAKLDDMINRPRWVVPVLPKGELEVLLEAAIDLSKKGLDVRCEACQRFFRDGLTISFTKILTDEAVSGWKFEIHRCIINNTHRLIELCVVKLAQDWFPLLELLAMATNPHCKFHIYNATRPSESVPAATQLADDELFARPPDPRSPKGWLVDLINKFGTLNGFQILHDRFISGQALNVQIIAALIKPFGQCYEFLTLHTVKKFVLPIIEMVPQFLENLTDEELKKEAKNEAKNDALSMIIKSLKNLASRVPGQEETVKNLEIFRLKMILRLLQISSFNGKMNALNEVNKVISSVSYYTHRHGNPEEEEWLTAERMAEWIQQNNILSIVLRDSLHQPQYVEKLEKILRFIIKEKALTLQDLDNIWAAQAGKHEAIVKNVHDLLAKLAWDFSPEQLDHLFDCFKASWTNASKKQREKLLELIRRLAEDDKDGVMAHKVLSLLWNLAHSDDVPVDIMDQALSAHIKILDYSCSQDRDTQKMQWIDRFIEELRTNDKWVIPALKQIREICSLFGEAPQNLSQTQRSPHVFYRHDLINQLQHNHALVTLVAENLSAYMENMRQFSKENPGFDPQTVRAASRYSHVQEVQERLNFLRFLLKDGQLWLCAPQAKQIWKCLAENAVFLCDREACFKWYSKLMGDEPDLDPDINKDFFENNVLQLDPTLLTENGMKCFERFFKAVNCREGKLVAKRRAYMMDDLELIGLDYLWRVVIQGSDDIATRAIDLLKEIYTNLGPKLQVNQVEIHEDFIQSCFDRLKASYDTLCVLDGDKDSINCARQEAIRMVRVMTVLKEYINECDSDYHEERTILPMSRAFRGKHITLVVRFPNQGRQVDDLDIWSHTNDTIGSVRRCILSRIKANSTHTKVELFIGGEIVDPADDRRLIGQLNIKDKTLITAKLTQVSSNMPSSPDSSSDSSTGSPGNHGNQYSDGPNPEVESCLPGVIMSLHLRYISFLWQIADLGCTLNMPLLRDGARVLMKLMPPDNTTVENLRAICLDHAKLGENSLSPTLDSRFFGPSPSQVLYLTEVVYALLMPASGTLGDDASDFQYNFLKSGGLPLVLGMLTRNNFLPNADMETRRGAYLNALKIAKLLLTAIGFGHVKAVAEACQPVVEGTNPASPINQATHDQALVLQNALQSIPNPASECMLRNVAIRLAQQISDENFFQASKFIPDICVIRAVQKIVWASGCGMVPLVFSSNEEISKIYEKRSVLSVVLQTNAGNEPDAEDEQVCCEALEVMTLCFAQLPTALDTFSKEKAWQTFIIDLLLHCQSKAVRQMAQEQFFLMATRCCMGHRPLLFFITLLFTVLGSTAKERAKHAGDYFILLRHLLNYAYNSNINLPNAEVLLNNEIDWLKRIRDEVKRTGETGVEETILEGHLGVTKELLAFQTPEKKFYIGYEKGGANLIKELIDDFIFPASNVYLQYVKSGEFPVEQAIPVCSSPASINAGFELLVALAVGCMRNLKQIIDTLTDMYYLGCDALTEWEYLPPVGPRPTKGFVGLKNAGATCYMNSVIQQLYMIPPIRNGILAIEGTGSDIDDDMSGDEKQDNESNMDPRDDVFSYHQFDDKPSLNKAEDRKEYNIGVLRHLQVIFGHLTASRLQYYVPRGFWKQFRLWGEPVNLREQHDALEFFNSLVDSLDEALKALGHPTMLSRILGGSFADQKICQGCPHRYECEESFTTLNVDIRNHQSLLDSLEQYVKGDLLEGANAYHCEKCNKKVDTVKRLLIKKLPPILAIQLKRFDYDWERECAIKFNDYFEFPRELDMEPYTVAGVAKLEGKEVPLESQVIPDNSPTESEPNGRSRYRLVGVLVHSGQASGGHYYSYIVQRHGSCGDGQKDRWYKFDDGDVTECKMDDDEEMKNQCFGGEYMGEVFDHMMKRMSYRRQKRWWNAYILFYEQMDAAGGDSELLKYISELTLAPQPKMSLAIEASVRKQNVQFMHSRMQYSLEYFQFIKKLLTCNSVYLNPPPGQDHLLPEAEEISMISIQLAARFLFSTGFHTKKVVRGPASDWYDALCVLLRHSKNVRSWFAHNVLFAFPTRFSEYLLECPSAEVRGAFAKLIVFIAHFSLQDGPCPAPVTSPGSSTQACDNVTLSDHLLRAVLNLLRREVSEHGRHLQQYFNLFVMYANLGLAEKTQLLKLSVPATFMLVALDEGPGPPIKYQYAELGKLYSVVSQLVRCCDVSSRMQSSINGNPPLPNPYGDPSLTAPIMPLQQLVAEILFVRTSYVKKIIEDCSNSEETVKLLRFCCWENPQFSSTVLSELLWQVAYSYTYELRPYLDLLLQILLIEDSWQTHRIHNVLKGIPDDRDGLFDTIQRSKNHYQKRAYQCIKCMVALFTNCSVAYQILQSNGDLKRKWTWAVEWLGDELERRPYTGNPQYSYNNWSPPVQSNETSNGYFLERSHSARMTLAKACELCPEEEPDDQEAPDEHDSTPPEDTALYPHSPGTQYQQPNNHPHGQPYTGPAAQHMNNPQRPPQRPQDSWEGTDEVPPVQTKE; encoded by the exons GGCTTGATGTGAGGTGTGAGGCGTGTCAGAGGTTTTTCCGTGATGGTTTGACAATCTCCTTCACTAAAATCCTGACGGATGAAGCTGTGAGCGGCTGGAAGTTTGAAATCCAT AGGTGCATCATTAATAACACTCATCGTTTGATTGAGCTCTGTGTGGTCAAACTCGCTCAGGATTGGTTTCCTCTGCTTGAACTGCTCGCGATGGCAACCAACCCGCACTGCAAATTCCACATCTATAACGCCACGCGTCCATCTGAGAGCGTTCCTGCAGCCACGCAGCTCGCAGATGATGAGCTGTTCGCTCGCCCGCCCGACCCTCGATCTCCAAAG GGTTGGCTGGTGGACCTCATTAATAAGTTTGGAACGTTGAACGGATTCCAGATTCTGCACGATCGCTTCATAAGCGGACAGGCTCTCAATGTGCAGATAATTGCAGCTCTCATCAA ACCTTTCGGCCAATGTTACGAGTTCTTGACTTTGCACACGGTGAAGAAGTTTGTCTTGCCCATAATTGAGATGGTTCCACAGTTTCTGGAGAACCTCACAGACGAAGAACTGAAGAAAGAGGCCAAAAATGAGGCCAAAAATGATGCTCTGTCCATGATCATAAAGTCCTTGAAGAACTTGGCATCCAGAGTCCCAGGTCAAGAGGAAACCGTCAAGAACTTGGAAATCTTTCGGTTAAAAATGATCCTCAG GTTATTACAGATTTCCTCATTTAATGGAAAAATGAACGCGCTTAATGAAGTGAACAAGGTGATTTCAAGCGTGTCGTATTACACCCATCGGCACGGCAACCCAGAGGAAGAGGAGTGGCTGACTGCAGAGCGTATGGCT GAGTGGATTCAGCAGAACAACATTCTGTCCATCGTGTTGAGAGACAGTCTTCATCAGCCGCAGTATGTGGAGAAACTGGAGAAGATCCTTCGATTCATCATTAAAGAGAAAGCGCTCACACTGCAGGACCTGGACAACATCTGGGCCGCTCAG GCTGGTAAACATGAAGCGATTGTGAAGAATGTTCATGATCTGTTGGCGAAGCTGGCGTGGGATTTCTCTCCTGAACAGCTCGATCACCTGTTTGACTGCTTCAAG GCGAGTTGGACTAATGCGAGTAAAAAGCAGCGTGAGAAGCTTCTGGAGTTGATCCGCAGGTTGGCGGAGGATGATAAGGATGGAGTGATGGCTCATAAAGTTCTCAGTCTGCTGTGGAATCTGGCACACAGTGATGATGTACCTGTAGACATCATGGATCAGGCCTTGAGCGCTCACATTAAGATCCTGGACTACAGCTGCTCACAG GACCGTGACACACAGAAGATGCAGTGGATTGATCGGTTCATTGAGGAGCTCCGGACGAATGATAAGTGGGTGATTCCGGCTCTGAAGCAGATCCGAgagatctgtagtctgtttggagaAGCTCCTCAGAACCTCAG TCAGACTCAGAGGAGTCCACACGTCTTCTACCGTCATGATCTGATCAACCAGCTGCAGCACAATCACGCGCTCGTCACGCTGGTCGCCGAGAATCTGTCTGCATACATGGAGAACATGAGGCAGTTCTCTAAAG AGAATCCAGGTTTTGACCCTCAGACGGTTCGAGCGGCCAGTCGCTACAGCCATGTACAGGAAGTCCAAGAGAGACTCAATTTCCTGCG GTTTCTGCTGAAGGACGGGCAGCTGTGGCTCTGCGCTCCTCAGGCCAAACAGATCTGGAAATGTCTGGCAGAGAACGCCGTGTTTCTGTGCGATCGCGAGGCCTGTTTTAAGTGGTACTCCAAACTGATGGGTGACGAGCCGGACCTGGACCCCGACATCAACAAGGACTTCTTTGAAAACAACGTGCTGCAGCTGGACCCCACACTGCTGACGGAGAACGGCATGAAATGCTTTGAGCGTTTCTTTAAAGCCGTGAATTGCAGGGAGGGCAAGCTGGTGGCCAAACGCAGGGCGTACATGATGGACGATCTGGAGCTGATCGGACTCGACTACCTCTGGAGG GTTGTGATTCAAGGCAGTGATGACATCGCCACCCGAGCGATAGACCTTCTGAAAGAGATCTACACCAACCTCGGACCAAAACTGCAAGTAAATCAG GTGGAGATTCACGAAGACTTCATCCAGTCGTGTTTTGATCGGCTCAAGGCGTCGTATGATACGCTGTGCGTTCTGGACGGTGATAAGGACAGCATTAACTGTGCCAGACAGGAGGCCATACGTATGGTGCGTGTAATGACCGTACTTAAAGAGTACATCAACGAGTGTGACAGTGACTATCACGAGGAGAGAACCATCCTGCCCATGTCCAG GGCGTTTCGGGGGAAGCACATCACTCTGGTGGTGCGGTTTCCCAATCAGGGTCGTCAGGTGGACGATCTGGACATCTGGTCCCACACAAACGACACCATCGGCTCCGTCCGCCGCTGCATCCTGTCTCGCATTAAAGCCAACAGCACGCACACCAAAGTGGAGCTTTTCATTGGAGGAGAGATCGTGGACCCCGCTGATGACCGCCGGCTGATTGGACAGCTCAACATCAAAGATAAAACT CTGATCACAGCGAAGCTCACTCAGGTGAGCTCCAACATGCCCTCCAGCCCCGACAGCTCGTCCGACTCCTCCACCGGCTCACCCGGAAACCATGGCAACCAGTACAGTGACGGGCCCAACCCTGAGGTGGAAAGCTGCTTGCCAGGAGTG ATCATGTCGCTGCACCTGCGCTACATCTCCTTCCTGTGGCAGATCGCTGACCTGGGCTGCACCTTAAACATGCCATTACTGCGAGATGGCGCTCGAGTCCTCATGAAGCTCATGCCTCCAG ATAACACTACAGTGGAAAACCTTCGAGCCATATGTTTGGATCACGCTAAACTGGGGGAGAACAGTTTGAGCCCCACGCTGGACTCGCGCTTCTTTGGGCCGTCCCCTTCACAAGTGCTCTACCTCACTGAG GTCGTGTATGCCCTGCTGATGCCAGCCAGTGGAACTCTGGGAGATGATGCCAGTGACTTCCAGTACAACTTCCTGAAGAGTGGCGGTCTGCCTCTCGTACTGGGTATGCTCACTAGAAACAACTTCCTCCCTAACGCGGATATGGAGACGAGGCGCGGTGCTTACCTGAACGCCCTGAAGATCGCCAAACTTCTGCTCACCGCTATTGGATTCGGCCATGTGAAGGCTGTAGCAGAGGCGTGCCAACCTGTGGTGGAGGGCACCAACCCAGCATCACCG ATAAATCAGGCGACTCACGATCAAGCTCTGGTGCTACAGAACGCACTCCAGAGCATTCCCAACCCCGCCTCCGAATGCATGCTGCGCAATGTGGCCATCCGATTAGCTCAGCAGATCTCTGATGAG AACTTCTTCCAGGCATCAAAGTTCATCCCAGATATCTGTGTGATCCGAGCCGTGCAGAAGATTGTTTGGGCTTCTGGTTGTGGAATGGTCCCTCTGGTCTTCAGTTCAAACGAAGAGATCAGCAAGATCTACGAGAAG CGATCTGTATTGTCTGTTGTCCTGCAGACTAACGCAGGTAATGAGCCGGATGCAGAGGATGAGCAGGTGTGCTGTGAGGCGCTGGAGGTCATGACCCTATGTTTCGCTCAGCTCCCTACGGCTCTCGACACGTTCAGTAAAGAGAAAGCCTGGCAGACCTTCATCATTGACCTGCTTCTTCATTGCCAGAGCAA AGCTGTACGTCAGATGGCGCAGGAGCAGTTCTTCCTGATGGCCACCAGGTGTTGTATGGGACACAGACCGCTCCTGTTCTTCATCACCCTCCTCTTCACTGTTCTGGGA AGCACGGCTAAGGAAAGAGCAAAGCACGCTGGCGATTACTTCATCCTCTTACGGCACCTGCTCAACTACGCGTACAACAGCAACATAAACCTGCCCAACGCCGAGGTGCTGCTCAACAACGAGATCGACTGGCTCAAGAGAATCCGA GATGAGGTGAAGAGGACGGGCGAGACGGGTGTCGAGGAGACGATTCTGGAGGGTCACCTGGGTGTCACCAAAGAGCTGCTGGCCTTCCAAACACCTGAGAAGAAATTCTACATCGGCTATGAGAAAGGTGGCGCTAATCTCATAAAG GAGCTGATTGATGATTTTATATTCCCGGCGTCTAACGTATATCTGCAGTACGTGAAGAGCGGCGAGTTCCCCGTGGAACAGGCCATTCCAGTGTGCAGCAGTCCTGCATCCATAAACGCCGGCTTTGAGCTGCTGGTCGCGCTCGCTGTCGGCTGCATGCGCAACCTTAAACAGATCATTGACACGCTCACAGACATGTACTATCTAG GTTGCGACGCGCTTACAGAGTGGGAGTATCTGCCTCCAGTAGGGCCGCGGCCGACCAAAGGCTTCGTTGGTCTGAAGAACGCAGGAGCCACATGCTACATGAACTCAGTGATTCAGCAGCTTTACATGATCCCGCCCATCCGAAACGGCATCCTGGCTATCGAGGGCACCGGCAGCGACATCGATGATGACATGTCCGGAGATGAGAAGCAGGACAACGAG AGTAATATGGACCCCAGGGATGATGTGTTCAGTTATCACCAGTTTGATGACAAGCCCTCTCTCAATAAGGCCGAGGACCGCAAGGAGTACAACATCGGAGTGCTGCGCCACCTGCAGGTGATCTTCGGCCACCTCACCGCATCCCGTCTGCAGTACTATGTGCCCAGAGGCTTCTGGAAACAGTTCAG GTTATGGGGCGAGCCAGTGAATCTGAGAGAGCAACATGATGCGCTGGAGTTCTTCAATTCACTGGTGGACAGTCTGGATGAAGCACTGAAAGCCCTCGGCCATCCCACAATGCTCAGCAGGATCTTGGGCGGCTCATTTGCAGACCAGAAGATCTGTCAGGGTTGTCCGCACAG GTATGAGTGTGAGGAATCCTTCACCACATTGAATGTTGACATCAGGAACCACCAAAGCCTCCTGGACTCTTTAGAACAGTACGTCAAAGGGGACCTGCTTGAAGGAGCCAACGCATACCACTGTGAAAAGTGCAACAAAAAG GTCGACACGGTGAAACGTCTCCTCATTAAGAAACTCCCGCCCATCTTGGCCATTCAGTTAAAGCGCTTCGATTATGATTGGGAACGCGAGTGTGCGATTAAATTCAACGATTACTTTGAGTTTCCTCGTGAGCTGGACATGGAGCCATACACAGTGGCGGGTGTTGCGAAGCTAGAGGGCAAAGAGGTTCCGCTAGAGAGTCAGGTCATCCCCGACAATTCTCCAACAGAATCCGAGCCCAATGGCAGATCCCGTTATCGACTAGTGGGCGTGCTGGTGCACTCGGGTCAGGCCAGTGGCGGACATTATTACTCGTATATCGTTCAACGTCACGGTAGCTGCGGTGACGGACAGAAGGACCGCTGGTATAAGTTTGATGACGGTGACGTGACGGAGTGTAAGATGGATGATGATGAGGAAATGAAGAATCAGTGCTTCGGTGGAGAGTACATGGGTGAGGTGTTTGATCACATGATGAAGCGCATGTCGTACCGGCGGCAGAAACGCTGGTGGAACGCCTACATTTTGTTCTATGAGCAAATGGACGCAGCAGGGGGCGACAGCGAGCTGTTGAAGTACATTTCCGAACTGACGCTCGCGCCCCAGCCAAAAATGTCCTTGGCCATTGAGGCCAGCGTTCGCAAACagaatgtgcagttcatgcacaGCCGCATGCAGTACAGCCTGGAGTATTTTCAGTTCATTAAGAAACTGCTCACCTGCAATAGTGTCTACCTGAACCCTCCTCCAG GTCAAGATCACCTTTTACCGGAGGCGGAAGAAATATCGATGATTAGTATACAGCTCGCTGCTAGATTTCTGTTCAGCACAGGATTCCACACGAAGAAGGTTGTCCGAGGTCCTGCTAGTGACTG gtatGATGCCTTGTGCGTTCTCTTGCGTCACAGTAAGAACGTCCGCAGCTGGTTTGCACACAACGTCTTGTTTGCCTTCCCCACACGCTTCTCAGAGTACTTGCTGGAGTGTCCGAGTGCAGAGGTGCGTGGAGCATTCGCCAAACTCATCGTTTTCATTGCACACTTTTCCCTGCAAGATGGACCCTGTCCCGCCCCAGTCACATCACCTGGCTCGTCCACACAG GCCTGTGATAATGTAACATTGAGCGACCACCTGTTGCGGGCAGTGCTGAACTTACTGAGGAGGGAAGTGTCTGAACACGGACGGCACCTTCAGCAGTACTTCAACCTCTTTGTCATGTACGCCAACCTGG GTTTGGCAGAGAAGACGCAGCTGTTGAAGTTGAGCGTGCCAGCCACGTTCATGTTGGTGGCGTTGGATGAGGGTCCCGGGCCTCCCATTAAGTATCAGTACGCAGAGCTTGGTAAACTTTATTCTGTGGTGTCACAGCTGGTGCGCTGCTGCGACGTATCATCGCGCATGCAGTCCTCAATTAATG GTAATCCACCTCTGCCCAATCCGTACGGAGACCCCAGCCTCACGGCTCCCATCATGCCCTTACAGCAGCTGGTGGCCGAGATCCTGTTTGTGCGCACAAGCTACGTGAAGAAGATCATCGAGGACTGCAGTAATTCTGAGGAGACGGTGAAACTGTTGCGCTTCTGCTGCTGGGAGAACCCACAGTTCTCCTCCACGGTTCTCAGCGAGCTGCTCTGGCAG GTGGCCTATTCTTACACCTATGAGCTGAGGCCTTACCTGGACCTGCTGCTTCAGATCCTTCTGATTGAGGACTCGTGGCAGACGCACAG GATCCACAATGTTCTAAAGGGCATTCCTGATGACCGAGACGGGCTCTTTGACACCATCCAGCGCTCCAAGAACCATTATCAGAAACGGGCCTATCAGTGTATTAAGTGTATGGTGGCACTCTTCACCAACTGCTCTGTGGCTTATCAGATCTTACAG AGTAATGGTGACCTGAAGAGGAAGTGGACGTGGGCAGTGGAATGGTTGGGTGATGAGTTGGAGAGGAGGCCATACACAGGAAACCCTCAGTATAGCTACAACAACTGGTCCCCCCCAGTACAGAGCAATGAGACGTCCAATGGATACTTCCTGGAACGCTCTCACAGCGCCCGGATGACCCTGGCCAAGGCCTGTGAACTCTGCCCTGAGGAG